In a genomic window of Lycium ferocissimum isolate CSIRO_LF1 chromosome 9, AGI_CSIRO_Lferr_CH_V1, whole genome shotgun sequence:
- the LOC132030146 gene encoding probable calcium-binding protein CML18: protein MSNRPPVKLDDEQLAELREIFRSFDRNDDGSLTQLELGALLRSLGLKPSPDQLETLIQKADKNDNGLVEFSEFVSLVAPELLPAKSPYTEEQLKQLFKMFDRDGNGYITAAELAHSMAKLGHALTAEELTGMIREADTDGDGRISYQEFTQAITSAAFDNSWG from the coding sequence ATGAGTAATAGACCACCTGTGAAGTTAGATGATGAGCAGTTGGCTGAACTGCGAGAAATTTTCCGATCATTCGACAGAAACGATGACGGAAGTTTAACACAACTCGAGCTTGGTGCCCTATTAAGGTCTCTCGGTTTAAAACCAAGTCCTGATCAGCTTGAAACACTGATTCAAAAAGCCGATAAAAACGACAATGGACTCGTTGAATTCTCCGAATTCGTGTCACTTGTTGCACCAGAGCTTCTTCCAGCGAAATCCCCTTACACGGAAGAGCAGTTGAAACAGTTATTTAAGATGTTTGATAGAGATGGAAATGGATATATTACGGCTGCTGAGTTGGCGCATTCGATGGCTAAACTTGGACATGCTTTGACTGCTGAAGAACTTACTGGGATGATAAGAGAAGCTGATACTGATGGAGATGGAAGGATCAGTTATCAGGAATTTACTCAGGCGATTACATCGGCTGCTTTTGATAACTCTTGGGGTTGA
- the LOC132030145 gene encoding plastoglobulin-1, chloroplastic-like isoform X1, translated as MSTLSNPLIFTVKNPKIALKPHNYLLSSIPTPKFRKYPNFSVRSSNDPEKPTFITPDSYNKADNKKAESVDEWGEKSEPEPDPVTKLSDSDPPMYEDEWGNGSAGRVDVSVGEDEKLLELKRCLVDTVYGSDFGFRASSEVRAEALEFVSQLEAANPTPAPNECPELLDGNWILVFTAFSELLPLLAVGNIPLLKVEKISQDINSSSLTIENSTTLSSPVATLSFSATATFEVRSPSRIQVEFKEGNFKPPEIKSNIDLPETVDVFGQKISLSPVQQSLGPLENAFAGIARTLSGQPSLKIPIPGERTKSFLLTTYLDKDMRISRGDGGLFVLVKEGSSLLY; from the exons atgtcCACTCTCTCCAATCCTCTAATTTTCACCGTAAAAAACCCCAAAATCGCACTTAAACCCCACAATTatcttctttcttcaattccCACCCCTAAGTTTCGAAAATATCCCAATTTCTCAGTTCGATCATCCAATGACCCGGAAAAACCGACCTTTATTACACCGGACAGTTATAACAAAGCTGACAATAAAAAGGCTGAGTCCGTTGATGAATGGGGAGAGAAGTCGGAGCCTGAGCCCGACCCGGTTACGAAGTTATCGGATTCGGATCCTCCCATGTATGAGGATGAGTGGGGTAACGGCAGTGCAGGTA GGGTTGATGTGAGtgttggagaagatgagaagCTTCTAGAACTTAAAAGGTGTTTGGTGGATACGGTTTATGGGTCGGATTTCGGGTTTCGGGCTTCATCGGAGGTTCGGGCCGAGGCTTTGGAGTTTGTTTCTCAGTTGGAAGCAGCTAATCCTACTCCAGCACCAAATGAGTGTCCTGAGTTGCTTGATGGCAACTGGATTTTAGT GTTCACTGCATTTTCTGAGTTGTTACCTCTTCTTGCTGTGGGCAACATACCTCTGTTGAAGGTAGAAAAGATTAGCCAAGACATAAATTCGAGCAGCTTGACTATAGAGAATTCGACTACATTATCAAGCCCTGTAGCCACCTTGTCTTTTAGTGCTACTGCCACTTTTGAAGTTCGAAGCCCCTCTAGAATACAG GTTGAATTTAAGGAAGGGAACTTTAAACCTCCAGAGATAAAATCAAACATAGATCTGCCGGAAACTGTGGATGTGTTTGGGCAAAAGATTAGTCTCTCTCCAGTACAACAATCTCTAGGTCCTCTGGAAAATGCTTTTGCAGGCATAGCACGAACTCTTTCTGGTCAGCCTTCTCTCAAGATCCCAATTCCAGGCGAAAGGACAAAATCTTTCCTTCTCACGACATACCTTGATAAGGATATGCGGATCTCCAGAGGAGATGGTGGGCTTTTTGTACTAGTTAAGGAAGGGAGTTCTCTTCTATATTAG
- the LOC132069361 gene encoding mitogen-activated protein kinase kinase kinase 20-like — translation MEWKKLYVLGAGSYGKVYFAVKIDSFSLSASVAAAKCADINRSISLQQEAQILTTLKGCPYVVQFFGSDISIDGNIPTYNLFLEYACGGSLHDLINSKRGITRMSELEVGCYAYQLLKGIQHVHKKGWVHCDIKPANVLVFDNDNNEHGGMHKLKLADFGLSLRVGDGMAYMTGRTLSNRGTLLYAPPESLSCGFHSKAYDIWSLGCTVAEMMTGSRIWIYRNSTKDLQWQIMNENPMIPSNVSEIARDFFYKCFIKDPRRRWTSEQLLQHPFIQRSLCTSSNSMPETQGRIARVNPFGCQVPVPEKDFINLLFESSLRIQ, via the coding sequence ATGGAGTGGAAGAAGCTTTACGTTCTTGGTGCGGGCTCTTATGGAAAAGTGTATTTTGCTGTGAAGATCGATTCTTTTTCATTATCTGCTTCAGTTGCTGCTGCTAAATGCGCTGATATCAATCGTTCAATTTCACTTCAACAAGAAGCGCAAATCTTGACAACTCTAAAAGGCTGTCCATACGTGGTCCAGTTCTTTGGATCAGACATAAGCATCGACGGTAATATTCCAACTTATAATTTGTTTCTTGAATATGCATGTGGTGGATCACTACACGATTTGATCAATTCAAAGAGAGGAATAACAAGGATGTCTGAATTGGAAGTAGGTTGCTATGCTTATCAACTCTTAAAGGGTATTCAACATGTTCATAAGAAAGGGTGGGTTCATTGCGATATTAAACCCGCTAATGTTTTGGTTTtcgataatgataataatgaacaTGGTGGGATGCacaagttgaagttggccgACTTTGGATTGTCACTGAGAGTTGGTGATGGAATGGCATATATGACTGGAAGGACGTTGAGCAATCGGGGGACTTTACTTTACGCGCCCCCAGAATCTTTGTCATGTGGTTTtcattccaaagcttatgatatatGGTCGCTAGGGTGCACTGTGGCGGAGATGATGACTGGAAGCCGCATCTGGATTTATCGCAACAGTACTAAAGATTTGCAGTGGCAGATTATGAATGAAAACCCTATGATTCCGAGTAATGTTTCTGAGATTGCTAGAGATTTTTTTTACAAGTGTTTCATAAAGGACCCTCGAAGAAGATGGACGTCTGAACAACTACTCCAACATCCTTTTATTCAGAGATCTTTATGTACTTCGTCTAATTCGATGCCTGAAACTCAAGGCAGGATAGCAAGGGTTAATCCTTTTGGTTGCCAAGTTCCCGTTCCCGAGAAGGACTTCATCAATTTACTCTTCGAAAGTAGTTTAAGGATACAATGA
- the LOC132030145 gene encoding plastoglobulin-1, chloroplastic-like isoform X2, with translation MSTLSNPLIFTVKNPKIALKPHNYLLSSIPTPKFRKYPNFSVRSSNDPEKPTFITPDSYNKADNKKAESVDEWGEKSEPEPDPVTKLSDSDPPMYEDEWGNGSAGVDVSVGEDEKLLELKRCLVDTVYGSDFGFRASSEVRAEALEFVSQLEAANPTPAPNECPELLDGNWILVFTAFSELLPLLAVGNIPLLKVEKISQDINSSSLTIENSTTLSSPVATLSFSATATFEVRSPSRIQVEFKEGNFKPPEIKSNIDLPETVDVFGQKISLSPVQQSLGPLENAFAGIARTLSGQPSLKIPIPGERTKSFLLTTYLDKDMRISRGDGGLFVLVKEGSSLLY, from the exons atgtcCACTCTCTCCAATCCTCTAATTTTCACCGTAAAAAACCCCAAAATCGCACTTAAACCCCACAATTatcttctttcttcaattccCACCCCTAAGTTTCGAAAATATCCCAATTTCTCAGTTCGATCATCCAATGACCCGGAAAAACCGACCTTTATTACACCGGACAGTTATAACAAAGCTGACAATAAAAAGGCTGAGTCCGTTGATGAATGGGGAGAGAAGTCGGAGCCTGAGCCCGACCCGGTTACGAAGTTATCGGATTCGGATCCTCCCATGTATGAGGATGAGTGGGGTAACGGCAGTGCAG GGGTTGATGTGAGtgttggagaagatgagaagCTTCTAGAACTTAAAAGGTGTTTGGTGGATACGGTTTATGGGTCGGATTTCGGGTTTCGGGCTTCATCGGAGGTTCGGGCCGAGGCTTTGGAGTTTGTTTCTCAGTTGGAAGCAGCTAATCCTACTCCAGCACCAAATGAGTGTCCTGAGTTGCTTGATGGCAACTGGATTTTAGT GTTCACTGCATTTTCTGAGTTGTTACCTCTTCTTGCTGTGGGCAACATACCTCTGTTGAAGGTAGAAAAGATTAGCCAAGACATAAATTCGAGCAGCTTGACTATAGAGAATTCGACTACATTATCAAGCCCTGTAGCCACCTTGTCTTTTAGTGCTACTGCCACTTTTGAAGTTCGAAGCCCCTCTAGAATACAG GTTGAATTTAAGGAAGGGAACTTTAAACCTCCAGAGATAAAATCAAACATAGATCTGCCGGAAACTGTGGATGTGTTTGGGCAAAAGATTAGTCTCTCTCCAGTACAACAATCTCTAGGTCCTCTGGAAAATGCTTTTGCAGGCATAGCACGAACTCTTTCTGGTCAGCCTTCTCTCAAGATCCCAATTCCAGGCGAAAGGACAAAATCTTTCCTTCTCACGACATACCTTGATAAGGATATGCGGATCTCCAGAGGAGATGGTGGGCTTTTTGTACTAGTTAAGGAAGGGAGTTCTCTTCTATATTAG